In Chanodichthys erythropterus isolate Z2021 chromosome 11, ASM2448905v1, whole genome shotgun sequence, a single window of DNA contains:
- the sox32 gene encoding SRY-box transcription factor 32, translating into MYLDRILPELEISPAKIMLESQQCRFVPDEPRLRAARCPVSGPSSPVSVGSESSCSSPEAKALAEARVRRPLNAFIIWTKEERRRLAQLNPDLENTDLSKILGKTWKAMSLAEKRPYMQEAERLRIQHTIDHPNYKYRPRRRKCNKRGVKMPSSENVTSPNATFHLSYMLQGQAPHQPFNPYKLPHGGFSLENHSSSYHSEAASSNGSMAFHGGATFRNSSYSESLLYSQQSGLELHERWGTEVCACVLCLGGPSLEFYLEQVRSDMLDQLDRSEFDQYLNPASTNSE; encoded by the exons ATGTACCTCGACCGTATTCTCCCCGAACTTGAAATCAGCCCCGCCAAAATTATGCTTGAGAGTCAACAGTGCCGCTTCGTGCCGGATGAGCCGCGGCTCAGGGCGGCGCGTTGCCCCGTGTCGGGTCCGTCGAGCCCGGTGTCGGTAGGTTCTGAATCCAGCTGCTCGAGCCCGGAAGCGAAAGCGCTCGCGGAAGCTCGAGTGAGACGCCCTCTAAACGCGTTCATCATTTGGACCAAAGAGGAGCGCCGACGCCTCGCGCAGCTCAACCCTGACCTGGAGAACACTGACCTCTCCAAAATACTCG GTAAGACATGGAAGGCCATGTCTCTGGCAGAGAAGCGTCCTTACATGCAAGAAGCAGAAAGACTACGAATCCAGCATACCATCGACCATCCCAACTACAAATACCGGCCCCGTCGACGGAAGTGCAACAAGCGTGGCGTCAAGATGCCTTCAAGTGAGAACGTCACCTCTCCAAACGCCACTTTTCACCTCAGCTATATGCTCCAAGGTCAAGCTCCACATCAGCCATTCAACCCCTACAAGCTTCCACACGGTGGGTTTTCATTGGAGAACCACTCTTCGTCGTACCACTCCGAGGCAGCATCTTCAAACGGAAGCATGGCGTTCCATGGAGGTGCAACATTTCGGAACTCTTCTTACTCGGAGTCGCTGTTGTATTCCCAGCAGAGCGGGCTGGAGCTCCATGAACGTTGGGGAACGGAGGTGTGTGCCTGTGTGCTTTGTTTGGGTGGACCTTCTCTAGAGTTCTATCTAGAACAGGTGAGATCGGACATGCTGGACCAGCTGGACCGCAGTGAGTTTGACCAGTACCTCAATCCAGCATCAACAAACTCTGAATGA
- the sdcbp gene encoding syntenin-1, whose protein sequence is MSLYPSLEDMKVDKFMQAHNTPTASPSKALALPEPSSVQNEPSSYSESKAEEMGASSRLYPELNEFMGLNLSADALQTLSSSVIDQTSGALSVCTSGTSWAAAPITGSDLGVKRAEIRQGVREVVLCKDMDGKIGLRLKAVDNGVFVQLVQANTAAALAGLRFGDQILQINGKSCAGWSSDNAHKVLKNANPERITLAVRDRPLERSVTLHKDMNGQLGFIYKKGRIISIVQDSSAARNGLLTDHQICEINGQNIIGLKDSQIMDILNSSGGVVTVTVMPVVIFEHMMKRMSSSIVKSLMDHSIPEV, encoded by the exons ATGTCACTGTATccatctctagaagacatgaaGGTGGATAAATTCATGCAG GCTCATAACACTCCTACTGCCAGCCCATCAAAAGCTTTAGCTCTTCCTGAACCTTCCAGCGTCCAGAACGAGCCGAGTTCATACTCTGAATCAAAGGCTGAAGAGATGG GTGCTTCCAGCAGGTTGTACCCTGAGCTGAATGAGTTTATGGGTCTGAATCTCAGTGCAGATGCTCTACAAACGCTTTCCTCTTCAGTAATTGACCAGACCAGcggg GCTCTCAGTGTCTGCACATCTGGAACGAGCTGGGCGGCAGCCCCGATAACAGGAAGTGACCTGGGGGTGAAGAGGGCGGAGATTCGGCAGGGTGTACGGGAGGTGGTGCTGTGCAAAGACATGGATGGGAAGATTGGCCTCCGCCTCAAAGCCGTGGATAAT GGTGTGTTTGTGCAGTTGGTGCAGGCGAACACTGCTGCAGCGTTGGCAGGGCTGCGCTTTGGTGATCAGATTCTGCAGATCAATGGCAAATCATGTGCTGGCTGGAGTAGTGATAATGCACACAAAGTGCTTAAGAACGCCAACCCAGAGAGGATCACTTTGGCTGTGCGAgacag GCCATTGGAGCGATCTGTTACTCTTCACAAGGACATGAACGGGCAGCTGggctttatttataaaaagGGTCGGATCATCTCAATAGTACAAGACAGCTCAGCTGCACGTAACGGCCTCCTTACTGACCATCAGATCTGTGAGATCAACGGTCAGAACATCATTGGACTGAAG GACTCCCAAATCATGGACATCCTTAATTCCAGCGGAGGCGTTGTCACTGTAACCGTGATGCCAGTGGTCATCTTTGAACACATGATGAAAAG GATGTCCAGCAGTATTGTAAAGTCACTAATGGATCATTCTATTCCTGAGGTGTGA
- the cyp7a1b gene encoding cytochrome P450 7A1: MAVLLVSAILLILLIVWICGHSRKRRSGEPPLVPGWPYIGVTLDYVSNPLRFLKDTQKKHGDVFTCAIAGKYFTFVTDPFSFSAVVRQSKHLDFQKFALSFSRRVFGHADFNHPLFSESYREVHGIFRQTLQGPPLQQLAETMLCNLQTVLERGLPCERDWLEEGLQSFTNRIMFEAGFLTLFGKDAGFLQASGVSGSRISMQKAEQDFLVFDRAFPLLAAGLPISLIAQAWRAREALAEELLHDELHQRKCISDLILRRMDAFDRMHLDETGKARTHVCMLWASQANTLPAAFWSLYYTLRSVEALTAARSEIDSVLSDQILNNQDQRIHLSREQLDSMAVLESIIQEALRLSSASMMIRVASDDFTLSLDSGQTAAVRKGDYIALYPQLIHLDPEIYPDPTEFKYDRFLDERGQRKSHFFKSGRRLKHFLMPFGSGVSECPGRFFAVHEIKQFLALTLWRYDLQLCDADVTLDPDDGRAGLGVLPPSRDVLLRYRRRTNSTTDSESVRCKKEHEDLSL, encoded by the exons ATGGCTGTACTCCTGGTTTCCGCGATTCTCCTCATACTTCTGATCGTGTGGATATGCGGCCACTCACGGAAAAG GCGGTCAGGAGAGCCTCCGCTGGTTCCCGGCTGGCCCTACATTGGAGTCACTCTGGATTACGTCTCAAACCCGTTACGCTTCTTAAAAGACACTCAGAAGAAACATGGGGATGTTTTCACATGTGCGATTGCTGGGAAGTACTTCACTTTTGTCACAGACCCTTTTTCTTTCTCCGCTGTGGTCCGGCAAAGCAAACATCTTGACTTTCAGAAGTTTGCTCTTAGTTTTTCGCGTCGG GTCTTTGGTCATGCAGACTTCAACCATCCGCTGTTCAGTGAGAGTTATAGGGAAGTTCACGGGATTTTCCGTCAGACGCTTCAAGGCCCTCCTCTGCAGCAGCTCGCCGAGACCATGCTGTGCAATCTGCAGACGGTTCTGGAACGAGGTCTGCCGTGCGAACGCGACTGGCTTGAAGAAGGGCTTCAGAGCTTCACAAACCGCATCATGTTCGAGGCAGGGTTCCTCACTCTTTTCGGGAAGGACGCAGGGTTTCTTCAGGCCAGTGGTGTGTCAGGCAGCAGAATATCCATGCAGAAAGCGGAGCAAGATTTTCTGGTGTTTGATCGTGCGTTCCCTCTGCTGGCTGCGGGGCTTCCCATCAGTCTGATTGCGCAAGCGTGGCGAGCGAGAGAAGCTTTGgcagaggaactgctgcatgaTGAGCTTCATCAGCGGAAATGCATCTCAGATCTGATTCTGCGCAGAATGGACGCTTTTGATCGCATGCATTTGGATGAGACTGGAAAAGCACGAACACATGTGTGCATGCTGTGGGCGTCACAGGCGAATACTCTGCCAGCTGCCTTCTGGAGCCTGTATTACACACTCAG ATCTGTTGAGGCTTTGACCGCCGCGCGCTCAGAGATCGACAGCGTTCTGTCAGACCAGATATTAAACAACCAGGACCAAAGAATCCACCTTTCTAGAGAGCAGCTGGACTCTATGGCTGTGTTAG AAAGTATTATCCAGGAAGCTCTTCGCCTTTCGAGTGCCTCCATGATGATCCGTGTTGCCAGTGATGACTTTACTCTGTCGCTGGATTCCGGTCAGACAGCTGCTGTTAGAAAAGGAGATTACATTGCTCTTTATCCTCAGCTCATACACCTGGATCCTGAAATCTACCCCGATCCCACA GAGTTCAAATATGACCGTTTCCTGGATGAGAGAGGTCAACGTAAGAGTCATTTCTTCAAAAGCGGCCGACGACTGAAGCATTTCTTGATGCCGTTTGGTTCTGGTGTCAGCGAGTGCCCCGGACGTTTTTTTGCGGTGCACGAGATCAAACAGTTCCTCGCGTTAACACTGTGGCGTTACGATCTACAGCTCTGTGACGCTGACGTCACGCTGGATCCAGACGACGGCCGCGCGGGCCTGGGAGTTCTGCCACCCTCACGGGACGTCCTCCTCAGATACAGAAGAAGAACAAACTCCACCACTGACAGTGAAAGCGTACGATGCAAGAAGGAACATGAGGATCTTAGCCTGTGA